The Longimicrobium sp. genome includes a window with the following:
- a CDS encoding M56 family metallopeptidase, with translation MTMWIVRALAAGVLLSLAAFAAERVAGWMGVARRWVWAAAMAATLALPLVALWAPGALPSLPIHHGATALEARITGWSPGEPRAPADSPTRAPPGSGRLPALAWAAASLAMLGALARARARLRRVRAGCTPAEVDGFPVLLSSGFGPAVLGFRRPAVVLPAWVLAVPAEERALIVRHEREHLASRDAWLLLASALAVAAMPWSAALWWQHRRLRLAVEIDCDTRVLAAGGSRRTYGAALLRAAGGAPPRSVLAPAWGERSSHLERRLIAMTIQRGSHRVLSSVLLGLGALCAGVAACDAAGAGTAAVPTLATRPAWDGATPEVVSVGSGPSKRFGLVYSYDMKGLLIGNGRRLPPRAPHHPVVSRLLAGSPAAASGLQVGDTILSANGRDGREKNLFPDRAPGARYELRVRRAGANREFSFAVGRPEDYPG, from the coding sequence ATGACGATGTGGATCGTGCGCGCGCTGGCCGCGGGGGTGCTCCTCTCGCTCGCCGCCTTTGCCGCGGAGAGGGTGGCGGGGTGGATGGGGGTGGCGCGGCGGTGGGTCTGGGCGGCGGCGATGGCGGCCACGCTGGCGCTCCCGCTCGTGGCGCTCTGGGCTCCGGGGGCGCTCCCTTCGCTCCCCATTCACCACGGCGCCACCGCGTTGGAAGCGCGAATCACCGGCTGGTCCCCCGGAGAGCCCCGCGCCCCGGCGGATTCGCCCACGCGCGCTCCTCCCGGCTCCGGGCGCCTGCCCGCGCTCGCCTGGGCCGCGGCGTCGCTGGCGATGCTCGGGGCGCTGGCGAGGGCGCGCGCACGGCTGCGGCGGGTGCGCGCGGGCTGCACGCCGGCCGAGGTGGATGGCTTCCCCGTGCTCCTCTCCAGCGGCTTCGGCCCGGCCGTGCTGGGCTTCCGCCGGCCCGCCGTGGTGCTCCCCGCGTGGGTGCTCGCCGTGCCCGCGGAGGAGCGCGCCCTGATCGTGCGGCACGAGCGGGAGCACCTTGCCTCCCGCGATGCCTGGCTCCTCCTGGCCAGCGCCCTGGCGGTGGCGGCGATGCCGTGGAGCGCCGCGCTCTGGTGGCAGCACCGGCGGCTCCGCCTGGCCGTGGAGATCGACTGCGACACCCGCGTGCTGGCGGCGGGCGGAAGCCGCCGGACGTACGGCGCGGCCCTGCTTCGCGCGGCGGGGGGCGCTCCCCCGCGGTCCGTTCTCGCACCCGCCTGGGGCGAGCGTAGCTCACACCTCGAACGGAGGTTGATCGCCATGACGATCCAGCGGGGCTCTCATCGCGTGCTTTCTTCGGTGCTCCTAGGCCTGGGCGCGCTCTGCGCCGGCGTGGCCGCGTGCGACGCGGCGGGCGCGGGTACGGCCGCGGTCCCCACGTTGGCCACGCGCCCGGCGTGGGACGGCGCCACGCCCGAGGTCGTGTCGGTGGGCTCCGGCCCGTCGAAGCGGTTCGGTCTCGTGTACAGCTACGACATGAAGGGCCTCCTCATCGGCAACGGACGGCGGCTCCCTCCGCGTGCCCCCCATCACCCGGTGGTGAGCAGGCTGCTCGCCGGCTCCCCGGCGGCGGCGTCCGGGCTGCAGGTGGGCGACACGATCCTTTCGGCGAACGGGCGCGACGGCAGGGAGAAGAATCTCTTTCCCGACCGGGCTCCCGGCGCGCGCTACGAGCTGCGGGTGCGGCGCGCGGGCGCGAACCGGGAGTTTTCCTTCGCCGTCGGCCGTCCCGAGGATTACCCGGGCTGA
- a CDS encoding BlaI/MecI/CopY family transcriptional regulator: protein MVEARLTHRELDVMSILWREGSGTVTEVRERLSDPLAYTSVLWVLQTLEEKGFVRHEKEGRAYRYHPAIEPDDAGGSALGRIVDKVFHGSASMMLARLVSERDLPTHELQRMRDLLDRRLAGEDE, encoded by the coding sequence ATGGTGGAGGCAAGACTGACGCACCGCGAGCTGGACGTGATGAGCATCCTCTGGCGCGAGGGGTCCGGCACCGTGACGGAGGTGCGCGAGCGGCTCTCCGATCCGCTGGCGTACACCAGCGTGCTGTGGGTGCTTCAGACGCTGGAGGAGAAGGGCTTCGTGCGGCACGAGAAGGAAGGCCGCGCGTACCGGTACCATCCCGCCATCGAGCCCGACGACGCGGGAGGGAGCGCGCTGGGGCGGATCGTGGACAAGGTGTTCCACGGCTCCGCCTCCATGATGCTCGCCCGGCTGGTGAGCGAGCGCGACCTCCCCACGCACGAGCTCCAGCGGATGCGCGACCTCTTGGACCGCCGCCTGGCCGGGGAGGACGAATGA
- a CDS encoding DUF72 domain-containing protein, with amino-acid sequence MIRYGPAGWSYKDWAGIVYPAKKPRGFDELQYIAEYFSTVEINSTFYRPATEKTARSWVARVEHRPDFRFTAKLYQRFTHQRKSAWTADEVREVRAGMDPILESGRMGALLLQFPWSFRRTDENREWLDDVATTFKDFPLVLEVRHESWNTPAFFAALADRGIGFVNIDQPLFGDSIAPSAHATSRVGYVRVHGRNYQDWFRDKAEPHERYDYLYPARELEPWAGRVAEIAEQPAAEDVYVVTNNHFRGKAVTNALMLQSMVEGKKVPAPAGLFPEYGEVLEPYAEPGEDG; translated from the coding sequence ATGATCCGCTACGGACCCGCGGGGTGGTCGTACAAGGATTGGGCGGGGATCGTGTACCCGGCGAAGAAGCCGCGCGGCTTCGACGAGCTCCAGTACATCGCGGAGTACTTCTCCACGGTGGAGATCAACTCCACCTTCTACCGCCCGGCCACGGAGAAGACGGCGCGGAGCTGGGTGGCGCGGGTGGAGCACCGGCCGGACTTCCGCTTCACGGCCAAGCTCTACCAGCGCTTCACCCACCAGCGCAAGAGCGCGTGGACGGCGGACGAGGTGCGCGAGGTGCGCGCCGGGATGGACCCTATCCTGGAATCCGGGCGCATGGGTGCGCTCCTCCTCCAGTTCCCCTGGTCGTTCCGCCGCACGGACGAGAACCGGGAGTGGCTGGACGACGTGGCGACCACCTTCAAGGACTTCCCGCTGGTGCTGGAGGTGCGGCACGAGAGCTGGAACACCCCCGCGTTCTTTGCGGCGCTGGCGGACCGGGGGATCGGCTTCGTGAACATCGACCAGCCGCTCTTCGGAGACTCCATCGCCCCGAGCGCCCACGCCACCTCGCGCGTGGGGTACGTGCGGGTTCACGGGCGGAACTATCAGGACTGGTTTCGCGACAAGGCCGAGCCGCACGAGCGCTACGACTACCTCTACCCCGCCCGCGAGCTGGAGCCGTGGGCCGGTCGCGTGGCCGAGATCGCCGAGCAGCCCGCCGCCGAGGACGTCTACGTGGTGACCAACAACCACTTCCGCGGCAAGGCCGTCACCAACGCGCTGATGCTGCAGTCGATGGTGGAGGGGAAGAAGGTGCCCGCGCCCGCCGGCCTCTTTCCGGAGTACGGCGAGGTGCTGGAGCCCTATGCGGAGCCGGGCGAGGATGGCTGA
- a CDS encoding acyl-CoA dehydrogenase family protein, protein MPDAMPSLTRQLFTGTIDESILFPYPRITDDEDRRVTAFLDELRAYLDANLDREWIDENEQIPAEVMEGLKRIGLFGISLPTEYGGMGLSQSAYCRVFEFVTGYDVGLAIVLGVHLSIGIKGIQLAGTDEQKRLYLPKAATGEWFASFALTEPEAGSDANGIRTRAVLSDDGRHWVLNGDKIWIGNGSFSEVIVAFAQTPVERNGKTVDRVTAFILRPDMPGYERGKVLRKMGARGSNQTELHFRDVHVPVENVLGEVGDGFKLAMRILNSGRQGLSAGAAGGIKQCLRMATEFAKERRQFGKAIAEYELIQGKLAAIAADAYSAESVAFLTTGLADRGDVDYALESAAAKVWNSDALDRAVDELVQITGGRGFVKPYPYERMYRDARITRIFEGTNEILRLFVGLSGMQEPGEYLKAIGKALREPVKQFGLLSEFATERVKLALGGGEPEIAREVHPSLRRHFDYLVDHTRDLRVATERMIRRHGREIVDRQFVVTRIADMGIELYVRAAVLSRTQALLEAHAAGAAEAPPLTSTRERLDAEGVARLLRLCDLACQRSGLRFRTAREALTDGRDALLRTVAADVIG, encoded by the coding sequence ATGCCCGATGCAATGCCCTCGCTCACCCGGCAGCTCTTCACCGGAACGATCGACGAATCGATCCTCTTCCCCTACCCCCGCATCACCGACGACGAGGACCGGCGGGTCACCGCCTTCCTCGACGAGCTGCGCGCGTACCTGGACGCCAACCTCGACCGCGAATGGATCGACGAGAACGAGCAGATCCCCGCCGAGGTGATGGAGGGGCTCAAGCGTATCGGCCTCTTCGGCATCTCGCTCCCCACGGAGTACGGTGGGATGGGGCTGTCGCAGAGCGCGTACTGCCGCGTCTTCGAGTTCGTCACCGGCTACGACGTGGGGCTCGCCATCGTGCTGGGCGTGCACCTTTCGATCGGCATCAAGGGGATCCAGCTCGCGGGGACGGACGAGCAGAAGCGCCTCTACCTGCCGAAAGCTGCGACGGGGGAATGGTTCGCCTCCTTCGCGCTCACCGAGCCGGAGGCGGGGAGCGACGCCAACGGCATCCGCACCCGCGCGGTCCTGTCGGACGACGGCAGGCACTGGGTGCTGAACGGCGACAAGATCTGGATCGGCAACGGGTCGTTCAGCGAGGTGATCGTCGCCTTCGCGCAGACGCCGGTGGAGAGGAACGGGAAGACGGTGGATCGCGTGACCGCCTTCATCCTGCGCCCGGACATGCCTGGCTACGAGCGGGGCAAGGTGCTGCGCAAGATGGGTGCGCGCGGCTCCAACCAGACCGAGCTCCACTTCCGCGACGTGCACGTGCCGGTGGAGAACGTCCTGGGCGAGGTGGGCGACGGGTTCAAGCTGGCGATGCGCATCCTCAACTCCGGCCGCCAGGGGCTGAGCGCGGGCGCGGCGGGCGGGATCAAGCAGTGCCTGCGCATGGCCACCGAGTTCGCAAAGGAGCGCCGCCAGTTCGGCAAGGCCATCGCCGAGTACGAGCTGATCCAGGGGAAGCTCGCCGCCATCGCCGCCGACGCCTACTCGGCCGAGAGCGTGGCCTTTCTCACCACCGGCCTCGCCGACCGCGGCGACGTGGACTACGCGCTGGAATCGGCGGCCGCCAAGGTGTGGAACAGCGACGCCCTGGACCGCGCCGTGGACGAGCTGGTGCAGATCACCGGCGGGCGCGGCTTCGTGAAGCCGTACCCCTACGAGCGCATGTACCGCGACGCGCGCATCACCCGCATCTTCGAGGGAACCAACGAGATCCTGCGCCTCTTCGTGGGCCTGAGCGGAATGCAGGAGCCGGGGGAGTACCTCAAGGCGATCGGCAAGGCGCTGCGCGAGCCGGTGAAGCAGTTCGGCCTCCTCAGCGAATTCGCCACCGAGCGGGTGAAGCTTGCTCTCGGCGGCGGCGAGCCGGAAATCGCGCGCGAGGTGCACCCCTCGCTTCGCCGCCACTTCGACTACCTGGTGGACCACACCCGCGACCTGCGCGTTGCCACCGAGCGGATGATCCGCCGCCACGGTCGCGAGATCGTCGACCGGCAGTTCGTGGTCACGCGCATCGCGGACATGGGGATCGAGCTGTACGTGCGCGCCGCCGTCCTCTCGCGCACGCAGGCGCTGCTGGAGGCGCACGCCGCCGGCGCCGCCGAAGCGCCCCCGCTCACCAGCACCCGCGAGCGGCTGGACGCGGAGGGCGTCGCGCGTCTCCTGCGCCTGTGCGACCTGGCGTGCCAGCGCTCGGGCCTGCGCTTCCGCACCGCCCGCGAGGCCCTCACAGACGGCCGCGACGCCCTGCTGCGCACGGTGGCGGCGGATGTGATCGGGTGA
- a CDS encoding response regulator, translating to MALPTILLVEDNPDNRAIYGTILRHFGYQVAEAETGEDGIRVAREIGPSLILMDVAMPGMDGWEATRILKSDPATASIPVIALTAHAMSEDRKRAEEVGCDGYLSKPVEPRRVVQEVERLLAASASASSPGE from the coding sequence ATGGCATTACCGACCATTCTCCTGGTTGAGGACAACCCGGACAACCGCGCCATCTACGGCACGATCCTGCGCCACTTCGGCTACCAGGTGGCCGAGGCGGAGACGGGCGAGGACGGCATCCGCGTGGCGCGCGAGATCGGCCCTTCGCTGATCCTGATGGACGTGGCGATGCCGGGGATGGACGGCTGGGAGGCGACCCGCATCCTCAAGAGCGACCCGGCGACCGCATCGATCCCCGTGATCGCCCTGACCGCCCACGCCATGTCCGAGGACCGCAAGCGCGCCGAAGAGGTCGGCTGCGACGGCTACCTGAGCAAGCCCGTGGAGCCCCGCCGCGTGGTGCAGGAGGTGGAGCGGCTGCTGGCTGCCTCGGCATCGGCATCGAGCCCGGGCGAGTAA